The stretch of DNA CCCCGGGTACCCCCGACTCTGGGCAGACCCCAACCCTAGGTACCGCCGACCCCGAGCACCTCCCGGCACCCCTTCAACTCCTCTACCCCCCGGAACCTCCACCCGGACACCCCCAGACCGCGAATACCCGACTCCCgagcatcccccagcccctctgatgCGGGCACCCCCCGAGCCCCGCTCCCCCCgctcaccccctcccctccggagccccagggcagcagcagcagcagcagcacgaAGCCCCCCATCATCCCGggcaccccccacccccaccgGAACCCTTCCGGCACCGCCCACCCAACACGCCCGGGCACGGCTGGGCGCGGGGCGTGAGCGTTCTCCCCCCGAGACCGCGCAGGGCGCCCTCCGGACCCGTCCGGTGCGGGGCggggtgcggggggggggggtccggAGGCCGGGGGGGGGGCGAGGGGTGAAGGGCCCGTGACGTAATCAGTGTGAGCGGGGAGGAGGGGCAGGCCGGGCGGAAGTGGCGGGTAAGGGCAGCGCGGCCGCCTCACGACGTCATCAAGGCGCGCCGGTGTCTGTCAGGCTGGCACGTGGGGCGGGCGCTGGCGCCGGTGCCTGCGGGCGGTGAGTGTCGGGGCTGCCGGGACCCCCCAAGGTCACCGGGGCTTGTCCTGCGGCCGGCACCGGGGATCCGGGGACAGCAGGGGACAGGGGGCCGGGGCGGCGGCAGCGGGGACTCTCAGGGACCGGGGGACGGGACCTGGCTTAGGAGCACCGGGGACTCTGGGGGTCCGGGAGGTTGCAGGCATCGTGGACCTTGAGGGACCGGGGGACAGAAGCCGCTCCGGGCTCACCGGCTACATTGGGGCTGGACAGCGGCGCCTCCAGAGAGGTCACCGGGGACATCGGAAAGTGTAGGATGAGGGACGGGGGGGGCCGGGTCGGAAGCAGGTCACCGGGGATCctggggggcggggggaggtacagtgatggggaggggagggggggggtcaCAGCCGGGGGACATGGGGCAGCCCGGGATGGGGGAGAGGGGCCTTTGGCCGGGGACAGGGAGATGCGGGGAGGGGGCAGCGGGGGCCTCAGGGAAGTCATGAGAGGCAGGGACCGGGGCCTTGAGCCGGGAACACCGGGGGGACGCCGAGTGTCGGGGCCTCAGGGTCACGTCGGCACCCCCGGGGTGAGGGAACCTTGGGCTGCGGTGAGGGGGCGGAGGTTTGCCGGGGCCCGCGGCGCTGCCCACCCCCCCTGTTTAGTCTGGGCAGTGGAATGCGGTGACCTTGGACCCTGCCCGGGAGCTTTGCGGGGGGTGTCCGTGCCGGGACGGGGACAGCAGCGGGACACGCTGCCCTCTCACCTCCTGCCCTCCCGGCCAACGTGGCCCGGTGCCAGCGCGGCACCCCCGCCCCCCCGGCGGGCAGGCCCGGGCACGCTGTGCCGGGCGCGGGGGGCCGGGGGGAGCCCGGGTTAATCCCCCCCGGCATGCCGCGGACAGCCGTTCATTCCGACGGGGATCACGGCAGGTGCGATGCCAACTCCCCAGCTATGGTGTCGGCCCCCGAGCGCCCGGGGCTGCCCCACTGCTGCCCCCCCACTGCGGCAGCCTGGGGGTCCTGTCCCCCGGCCCCCCAGCATTCGCCTCTCCCGGCTCCCCGCAGCTCCCTGCCAGGTCTGGGGGGGCTCTGCTCGTTCCCCTGCCTCATACCCGGGGCTgcaccccctccctgccctgtggggctgggcagagaCCCCCGTgagtggggcaggaggggcCGCGGGCTTGGGCGTCTGCTCTGTCCGTCTGTCCATCCCTGGCTGTCGGGGTGGTGGTCTCCCCGCCCCACCTCTGCTCTGCGGGGCCGGgggctccttccctcctccgCTGTGCCCCGCCGGGGTGACTGCCTGACGCTGGGGCGGTTCTGCCGGTCTCGGCGGGGCTCCGGCGCCTCGGGGTGCTGCCCGGTGTTGTGCTTGGCCGGGGCGCGGGGGCGGCCGTGTTGGGCTTGGCACGGGGTCGGTGGTGCCGGGTTGGGGGCGTGGGGCCGAGTATTTGCTCCGGGGCCCCAAGCCCGTTTGCCTTGGCGGGGGCAGGTGAGGCAGCCCGGGGGGGGGGTGGGCGCCGTGGGTCCAGCCCGgcccagaggaggaggaggagaaggaggaggtggggtggaggagaaggaggaggtggagtAGTAGTAGGAGGTGGAGTAGTAGTAGGAGGGTTCGGGGTCGTTCTCCGCCGGGTCCTTGAGGTCGGGGCAGAGCGAGCGAAGGTCCCGCAGCAGCTCCTGGCGCTCAGCCCGGTCCTTCGCCGCAGCTCCGTGCCCGAGGAGATGCCGTCCGGGACCCGCAGCCGCAGCCACCGTGGGGGCTTGGGGTGCCCATGAGGTCGGGGGCGTGCAGCCGGGCAGCGGGGGCTGCGGCCAGGAGAGAGCCCAGACATGGAGTTCACGGCCATCGACTACAGCATCTTCgccctgctgctggtgctctCCTCCGCCATCGGGCTCTTCTACGCCCTGAGCGGGGACCGGCAGCGCACGGTGCAGGAGTTCCTGCTGGCCAACCGCACCATGAGCTTCTTGCCGGTGGCGCTGTCCCTGCTGGCCACCTTCCAGTCGGCGGTGGCCATCCTGGGTGTGCCTGCCGAGATCTACCGCTTTGGCACCCAGTACTGGTTCCTGGGCTGCTCCTacctgctggggctgctcatcCCAGCCCACATCTTCATCCCTGTCTTCTACCGCCTGCGCATCACCAGCACCTACGAGGTGAGCTGGGGGGGCACACgcagggggtgggagggggcgTCCCCCTCTGCTTGTGCCATGAACTGTCTCCCCGCAGTACCTGGAGCTGCGCTTCAACAAGACGGTGAGGATCCTGGGGACTGTCACCTTCATCTTCCAGATGGTGAGTGGTGGGGGGCCAAGGGTGGGGTCTGGGGGGGCTGTGcccagctgcagtgctgctctgcccaCAGGTGATCTACATGGGGGTGGTTCTCTATGCGCCCGCGCTGGCTCTCAATGCAGGtgaggggattgggagggggGAGACCACACTGGGACCCCTGTCCTCTACAcgaggggggggggtgtgacCCCCCCCGCTCATTAACAGCTTCTGCCCCTTCCAGTGACGGGCTTTGACCTCTGGAGCGCTGTGCTCACCATGGGGCTGGTCTGCACACTCTACACCACGCTGGTGAGTCCCTGCCTGACATGGGCATCCTGACCCCCCACCCTCAGGCTGTGGTGATGGCTCCGTGGCACCCTGGGTTATGGTGAGGGTCCCAGTGCCCTCTTGGGCTGCAAGGATGGGCTCTGTGCCTCCCAGGGCTACAGTGAAAGTCCTTGTGCtcccctgggctgcagtgacAGTCCCCATGCATCACGGTGATGGTCCCCATGTCCTCCCTCTGAGCTGCAATCATGTCCCTGTGCCCCCTCCCCAACTACAGTGATGGTCCTCGTGTTCTCCTGGGTTACAGCGGTGGTCCCTGTGTCCgaccccaggctgcagggaagtcCCTGTGTGCCCGTGGGTTCAGTGACACCCCGTGTCCCCACAGGGCGGGCTGAAGGCTGTCATCTGGACAGACGTGTTCCAGACACTGGTGATGCTGGCGGGGCAGCTGGCAGTCATCGTGGTGGGTGCCCAGCGGGTGGGGGGCATGGCCCATGTCTGGCGCCTCGCCCAGCAGGAGGGCAGGATCTCTGGCATTGAGTGAGTCCCTTCCACAGCCCCCACTCACTGCCTTTGCCCAGCCCACGGTCTGCGGGAGCCCACACTGTGGGAACAACGCAGGGTGTGATGGGGACACGTGGGGTGTGGTGGGGACAGGGACTGTGGCACAGTGTGGGGACAGGTGGGGCCAGGGTGGGCACAGGGACCCCATCAGGGTTGGGGACATTCCAGAAGACTGTGGTGGGGACAGAGAGTCCGGCAGATGTGGGGATACAGGGGTGTGGGGTGAGGACAGGGGCCCTGGAATGGCATGGGGACATGCAGGGCTGTGGTGGAGACAGGGACACTGGCATGGGGAAAGGTGGGGCTGGGACAAGGATCCTGGCAGGGGTGGGGACATGTGGGGGTGTGGTGGGGACATTGAACACTGCAAGGGTGGGGACATGTGAgcctgggatggggacagggactcCCGGTGGGGGTGGGGACACTTGGGGGGCCTGGGGTGGGAATGGGGACAGGAACACGGACCCCTAGCTGTGGTGGGGCTGTTCCTGCTGCCCCCCTGCCATGCCGGGGGGGTGACCCAGTACCGTGTtatccctgtccccagcctggaccCCGACCCCTTCCAGCGGCACACCTTCTGGACGCTGGCAGTGGGGGGGGTCTTCATGATGCTGTCGCTGTACGGGGTGAACCAGGCGCAGGTCCAGCGGTACCTGAGCGCCCGCAGTGAGCGGGAGGCTAAGCTGTGAGTGGGGATGGGGCCGGGGGGTGTTGGGGAAGGGTCAGACCCCCCCGCCtaccccttccctctgcccacagctcctgctACGCAGTCTTCCCCTGCCAGCAGATCGTCCTCTGCCTCAGCTGCCTCACCGGGCTCGTCATGTTTGCCTATGACCAGCAGCACCCCCTGGCACCCTCTGGGCGCCCCGGCTCCTCTGACCAGGTCAGACACACCCCCAcgccccccatcccctcccacaGCCTGTGGGGCCAGACCCCTCCCCCGGCCCCCCAGCACTgaccccctgccccagctggtGCTGTACTTCGTGATGGATGTGCTGAAGGACCTGCCTGGGCTGCCCGGGCTCTTCGTCGCCTGTCTCTTCAGTGGGTCCCTCAGGTGAGGGGGGCACCGGTGGGGGTGGGGGACCACTGAGGGACCACGCTGAGCCCCCGTCACGCTgcttctcccccttccccagcaccatctcctctgccttcaACTCGCTGGCCACAGTGACCATGGAGGACCTGGTGCGGCCCCACTGCCCCGGGCTGTCCGAGCCCCGGGCCACGCTGCTCTCCAAGCTGCTGGGTGAGAGGGACACCGGGGGGCAcagcactggggggggggggcagcatCAGAAGGTCCCTAGCACCAGGAGGGTGCCAAGAACCCAGGGCTTTCCCAGCTCTGGACCAGGGGGTCTAAAGCACAAGGTGGGGTCCCCTGC from Calypte anna isolate BGI_N300 unplaced genomic scaffold, bCalAnn1_v1.p scaffold_86_arrow_ctg1, whole genome shotgun sequence encodes:
- the ATRAID gene encoding all-trans retinoic acid-induced differentiation factor isoform X2, which codes for MAVNSMSGLSPGRSPRCPAARPRPHGHPKPPRWLRLRVPDGISSGTELRRRTGLSARSCCGTFARSAPTSRTRRRTTPNPPTTTPPPTTTPPPPSPPPHLLLLLLLLWAGLDPRRPPPPRAASPAPAKANGLGAPEQILGPTPPTRHHRPRAKPNTAAPAPRPSTTPGSTPRRRSPAETGRTAPASGSHPGGAQRRREGAPGPAEQRIPGDLLPTRPPPSLILHFPMSPVTSLEAPLSSPNVAGEPGAASVPRSLKVHDACNLPDPQSPRCS
- the ATRAID gene encoding all-trans retinoic acid-induced differentiation factor isoform X1 — translated: MAVNSMSGLSPGRSPRCPAARPRPHGHPKPPRWLRLRVPDGISSGTELRRRTGLSARSCCGTFARSAPTSRTRRRTTPNPPTTTPPPTTTPPPPSPPPHLLLLLLLLWAGLDPRRPPPPRAASPAPAKANGLGAPEQILGPTPPTRHHRPRAKPNTAAPAPRPSTTPGSTPRRRSPAETGRTAPASGSHPGGAQRRREGAPGPAEQRIPGDLLPTRPPPSLILHFPMSPVTSLEAPLSSPNVAGVRALPGAGAERLDGGPVLRIPERYRERGALLPGAGGPPGASAGAGSEQLLPAEPPPGSG
- the SLC5A6 gene encoding sodium-dependent multivitamin transporter isoform X1, which codes for MEFTAIDYSIFALLLVLSSAIGLFYALSGDRQRTVQEFLLANRTMSFLPVALSLLATFQSAVAILGVPAEIYRFGTQYWFLGCSYLLGLLIPAHIFIPVFYRLRITSTYEYLELRFNKTVRILGTVTFIFQMVIYMGVVLYAPALALNAVTGFDLWSAVLTMGLVCTLYTTLGGLKAVIWTDVFQTLVMLAGQLAVIVVGAQRVGGMAHVWRLAQQEGRISGIDLDPDPFQRHTFWTLAVGGVFMMLSLYGVNQAQVQRYLSARSEREAKLSCYAVFPCQQIVLCLSCLTGLVMFAYDQQHPLAPSGRPGSSDQLVLYFVMDVLKDLPGLPGLFVACLFSGSLSTISSAFNSLATVTMEDLVRPHCPGLSEPRATLLSKLLALGYGLLCLGMAYVSSMLGPVLQAAISIFGMVGGPLLGLFCLGMFFPCANPTGAAVGLLAGLAMAFWVGIGSLLRSGGAAGGTPPPNATALPPDGNLTTLLATTLLAPTPAPPRGLQKFYSLSYMWYSAHNSTTVVLVGLLVSLLTGPTPAADVDPRTIYPVLPRLLCCLPPKCRRGLCCGGDSPDQDAGPRHMEAKSNGVANSLGLPRWPGEEEGQGYIRREGAPTCALQETSF
- the SLC5A6 gene encoding sodium-dependent multivitamin transporter isoform X2, which codes for MEFTAIDYSIFALLLVLSSAIGLFYALSGDRQRTVQEFLLANRTMSFLPVALSLLATFQSAVAILGVPAEIYRFGTQYWFLGCSYLLGLLIPAHIFIPVFYRLRITSTYEYLELRFNKTVRILGTVTFIFQMVIYMGVVLYAPALALNAVTGFDLWSAVLTMGLVCTLYTTLGGLKAVIWTDVFQTLVMLAGQLAVIVVGAQRVGGMAHVWRLAQQEGRISGIDLDPDPFQRHTFWTLAVGGVFMMLSLYGVNQAQVQRYLSARSEREAKLSCYAVFPCQQIVLCLSCLTGLVMFAYDQQHPLAPSGRPGSSDQLVLYFVMDVLKDLPGLPGLFVACLFSGSLSTISSAFNSLATVTMEDLVRPHCPGLSEPRATLLSKLLALGYGLLCLGMAYVSSMLGPVLQPSASLAWWGAHSWGSSAWACSSPAPTPRGLQKFYSLSYMWYSAHNSTTVVLVGLLVSLLTGPTPAADVDPRTIYPVLPRLLCCLPPKCRRGLCCGGDSPDQDAGPRHMEAKSNGVANSLGLPRWPGEEEGQGYIRREGAPTCALQETSF
- the SLC5A6 gene encoding sodium-dependent multivitamin transporter isoform X3; translated protein: MEFTAIDYSIFALLLVLSSAIGLFYALSGDRQRTVQEFLLANRTMSFLPVALSLLATFQSAVAILGVPAEIYRFGTQYWFLGCSYLLGLLIPAHIFIPVFYRLRITSTYEYLELRFNKTVRILGTVTFIFQMVIYMGVVLYAPALALNAVTGFDLWSAVLTMGLVCTLYTTLGGLKAVIWTDVFQTLVMLAGQLAVIVVGAQRVGGMAHVWRLAQQEGRISGIDLDPDPFQRHTFWTLAVGGVFMMLSLYGVNQAQVQRYLSARSEREAKLSCYAVFPCQQIVLCLSCLTGLVMFAYDQQHPLAPSGRPGSSDQLVLYFVMDVLKDLPGLPGLFVACLFSGSLSTISSAFNSLATVTMEDLVRPHCPGLSEPRATLLSKLLALGYGLLCLGMAYVSSMLGPVLQAAISIFGMVGGPLLGLFCLGMFFPCANPTGSAEVLQPLLHVVQCPQLHHRGPGGAAGQPAHWPHASSRCGPPHHLSCPASPALLPAPQVPAGALLWGGLP